The DNA window tttaaaattaatttgtaatCAAATTATAGCTCATTTTAGTTACTAAGTTATAAcaaattttctaatataaatacaaaatttaagcaAAAGCTACTAAATTGATTCAAACTCATTCCTAGTACTATAACTTCTCCTCTTCGCCTTTTCATATTAACTTCTATATTACtcctacttttctttttcttgtataaaattttaaaggATTTCTTTGGTTTCATTTTAAGGACACCTTTGTTATTCGattgaaattggaaaaaaatatataattaaagttGAAGTTGAGAAAAAGTATTGaaagtcaaaattatatttaggCATTAATTTcaggcaaaaaaaaaacatttcactTGAAACAATCAAACCAAtttcaaatcaatatatattttaaattagttgaaATATAATTAGTCTCGGAACACTTCCAATCTATCAAAATCATACTCTACACATGAGTACAAGTCCATTAATACTCATATCTTAGTATAGAAGTTTGGATCAAAAAGTCAATCGTAAGAATCGGGTGACGAATATAAAAATTCTTTCGAAATTATTTTACCCGTTAGATAAGGAACTCACATATAAAATTTCTTCATAAACGGAATTCAAATTTGATCTCAAATCATCGatttatttcttaaaacttTGGGGGAAAAGTtccaaaaaaattcattttttaccCGCGATAATTTGATGAAATTAACGAAGAATCATTGGGCAATTACCAAAAGAAGGGTTAGACACTTACCCCTACAAAGAATCTTTGTATATCCCATAAAATTCATCTAAATCTAAGCTTTAGAACTCCCAAATTTCATTGCAAACGTGAAGGGTGTCTTGCGATGGCGTAGAAGGGTGTTTGGCACAAATATCAGCAATTTCAAACTCAACCAAAAACCCAAAACGGACCCCGAAACTCATTTGGAACCccctaatataaatcaattgTGCAAATCAATCGTAAAACACCCTTTGGACATGTTGGAATTGTCAAAATACATTCCAAGATTGTTCAAATCAAAAGTTGACCGAGGTCAACTcaagaattcaaaaaaattaaaaatccaaCCAAATAACCAGAACACCCCTGAAAGCCTCGAAAATTGAGCCAAACTTCCACTTAGGCCAAATATCACAAGGTGTACCTAGTGAAACAATCAAAACTCGGATCCAACCTCACCAACATCAAATATTGACTTTGGTCAAACTTTCTAAGTTCTAAACTTCCAAATCTcaaaaactccaaaaaaaaaaaaactcattcaaTCACCTCAAGAATCAAACCACTCATTTCCACAAGTAATAAATACCAATTCAAAGCTATGGAGAGGGTCACACtagaaaaaataagtaaaaaatatgaaaCCACCTTGAGGGTCGTTACATTTAACCTACTTGTCTCCTAACCAACATTAAACTAGGTGAACAAAATTTGATGAGTTGGAGTTTGTCTATGAGGTTAGAAggttataattttttcatttgattGGGTTAATTTGTATATCATGCATGATGATCATGAAGTATACTATATATTTGATGCTGTAAGTTGCTAAAAGACCTAATTGTTAGTATCAATCAAAGTGGTGTCACTCCCTAGGCTTGATTTATTgagataaattttatattttcttgagGACGAGCAAAAATCAAAGTGTGATCCACTTAAGTAATTCAAAATTGTAATCATGAACACAATAACAAACCTATACATTTTGATTTTACAATACATCCCCGATTGCTAAGCTCAATTATAGAATCTTACAATACTATCCCCAAGTTTCACTTACACAACGAATTCTACAACATTGTCATGAAATTTCAATTACAAAACTATcttgacaaatatatatatcttcaatTCAATTTGTTCAAACATGACGTTTTGGACGCATTGCAATTTGAAGTACAAAACTTGATGGCCTTAACTAAAAACAATATACGAGGAAAGTAAGTTAATTAATATCAACTTTACAAATCACCAAATTCCAACCTAAAAACACTAGTAGACAATTTCAACCTCTTTTAGAACAGACTAAATATGGGCAATCAATATTCTCACCACATATGGGAAAAACACACGGTTCGtgatttaatcaattttgtgGAGATAAGATGTCAACATCTAAGCATTATTGATAGGACAATGCAATAGGAGCAAATAAAATAGGAAGACAATTGTAGGTAATCATCaagtatatataaaaggagGCAGCTactacaagaaaataattaaaatgatgtATATGAAATGTCCCTTTATGATCTCAAGGGTCGTTTTATTCGTGGatcattaatgaaaaaataattttcactcCTAATTTACGTGACACAATTGaaatttaaacatataaattttaagattttttgaagtaaaatttatatatttaaaaactatataaatttttatttttataaatcacaataattaacaatttaaaaagaatataatgaaaatttcgattaaaaaaattgaattgactctcaaaatttttACGGTGACGCGTAAATAGAAACAGAAGAAGTAGTATACaattatatatgaattattcTATAAAGATCAATTCATCCATACTTTATccattattatataaaataatacgtAGATTAATGTACAAGTTACTAAAAATTAATGGATTAATTGGTTtgtgagattaaaaaaaatcagaaataaaatgtaagattattttatttcatatttggttAAACTTTTGGTTTCTAAAGTAGCAATCTCGGGATTGTTAGACCACAATTGTGGTATTATTATGTTTATACAAGAATCAATGTTATATAATAAACTTGGGATAAAACatcaaaatgataaatatgACTTTCTCCAATTCTCTCCCAAAATCTTAGAGGAAAAAATCAaggttgaaattgaaaataatttttcatatctcACCTTATTCCGTGTATAAAATCAgacatatattttatattataccAGCCTATATCCTATGTAATCCACTGAACCAaacatttatgaaaaataaaattatatttactaAATAATCTCGTCATTATATAATTTCCATTTATAAACATGACattataatatttgtgtaatcTGTTCACCAACCAAAGTATTTTAAGTTATATTGAAAACGAAAATGCAAACCAAACGAAGGATAAAAactatcaaattatatatatgattattttCTAATACCTCCGACCAAGTGACTCTTAATAAACTATTAAAAAGTGGAAAATTTATTAGGtttctaatttatatttatatgtgcCTTCGATCTTCATTGATTAAGAACATGGAGACGTTTTATTGATAGGTGATGGTGGGACTCTAACTAGTGAACTCGACAAGCTAGCTTTAATACTATATTAAGTAATTATGCAAATCATCATTATccaaaagtttaaaataatataaccATTAACCACCTCTACATAACATTTTATTGACGAAATGTTTCTTTAAGTAGTACATGAATTCTTCCTCCAAGAAGTTATGTAGAAATTAAAGTTGTCTCATAAACTATTTTCTAATTATCTATTGAAAAATATTGGATAAGCGATAAACTAATAGTTTGATTGGTAACCAATCAACTATAAAGATAAATTGATAATGAGTTAATTTTTTGAAACACATGACTTTTTGGAAAGTAACTAACAACTAACTAATCATAAAACCAACCAAGTAAACAGTTgtaacaatataaaaaattattatatatatacaaaaaggaATTTTTTGAAGAAAGAGAGTACAAATAATGTTTTTTGATTTCTGAAAAAGATTAGAAGAGAATAAATCAATACTCCTCCCCCTCctattaaaaaagaatgatttatttttcttttaagcctgtttacaaaaaaaaaattcagttatTCACgtgacataattttaatttaggaccacaatttttttttaaaactcccTGCTAAATCaaactagatttttttttttacacaaagAGAACATATAACAAAATGTCATACTGTTTATAACACTTAATTTGTTCTTGATAAATTTTGGGAGACATACTGACCTACCATAGAGTCTGCCCTGATATTTTACGCACTCATATTTGGAGGATAAGGTGTGTAATAAAAAGGAAGCGTGGAGTGGTTTTGTTGTGTATATAATATGCATAAGAATTATTATTAGCCAGAAGTTTGGAGTTCAAATCTCCTGAATACATTAtcgtttttattaaaaaacacTTTATCTTTTCATATAAGGCTTCTCAcataaatctaaatttaatcgggtatgaaaaaaaaattatgcaaatgagagaaaataatttaatttattgctTAAATAAGGGGTTACCAAATTAGGAGAGAGAATTGTTTGCTTCATGACAAATGTTTAATGATGGATGAgccttttttttggtttttcaccCGGTGTTTGGAGTCCACATTGGAGCTTCGACTAAATTCAAATCGCGCTCTGTAGGGCCCATTTGGGGGTGGAACTCCCAATAAAATTTTCTCCATAGCCAGGGTTCGAACTCGAGACCTCTAATTAAGGGTGAATCACTCACACCAATataccacaacccatgttggtgaTGAATGGGCCCTAGTTGATTACTCCTTGTCATCTCTCTATGAGAGTTGGCATTGCAACAAGCAACATGGGGATTGTTCTGACAAAAGTCCTTTTCATTTTCCAGTTGTTAAGAGTGAAAACCAAGTTTGGGATCTATATATGTAGGCCACCCTCTCCACAGTCCACATGGTTACGTCAAACGCCGTCACTCACAATACCCCTAATATAAAATGACAATTCTCAAAGCCATTATGCATAAGAATAATGTCATGTGTACCcaaatcttattttatattgaagAGTGATTTCGATagatctttgattcaattaaaataatacaatataatcttgaagaaaaaaataacgaGAGTAAAAAATGAAGACAAAATTATTGAAAGCATAACAACGCAAGCTAAAGTTACTACAACTACTATGATATGAAAAATCAACCcttaaactaaatataaaataataataatctctATAAGGTAGTAGTATTTGTTTCGATCCCTAAATATCTGCGTACtatggaaaaatagatttttatttaaaagtataTGACATATTTCCTAATCACATGCCATCTTTCACGTTATAAATTACTGCGTACATACAACACCTATACAAGCGCCATGATTCTGATATCCCagcttctttatttttaaacaaatacTCTTAGACAcgaaattaagtaaaaaaaatattcaaggttttaaattaaagttatattcaatatattaaaatatattttaattttgtgatgtTAAAAATATCACGAtaaaaaggtgaaattgaaatactgcaaaaaaaaaaaaagaagattattcttttttaaaatagactaaaataaaatatgatataatatcccctaaaacaaaaaatttctgACATGGTTACAGTTAACGGCGAAGAAGCTCCGTTTACTCGCGACTCTCCAATATATATACTCTCCCTCTTCTGTGTGGCATTTCCCCAAAAATCAAATTCTCTCTTCACCAGTTAAACCCTATACTCTCTCTCCTACAAAAAGTCACTCCAAAGTTCATCAGCAAGAATGCGTGAGATTTTGCACATTCAAGGAGGTCAATGTGGAAACCAAATCGGAGCTAAGTTCTGGGAAGTTATCTGTGCCGAGCACGGCATTGATTCCAGCGGAAGGTATCAAGGAGACAGTGATCTTCAATTGGAGCGACTGAACGTGTACTACAATGAAGCAAGCTGTGGAAGGTTTGTTCCACGCGCCGTCCTCATGGATTTGGAGCCGGGAACTATGGATAGTGTCAGATCTGGACCTTATGGTCAGATTTTCAGGCCTGATAACTTCGTTTTTGGCCAGTCAGGTGCTGGTAACAACTGGGCGAAGGGACATTATACTGAGGGAGCGGAGCTTATCGACTCGGTGCTTGATGTTGTGAGGAAGGAGGCTGAGAATTGTGACTGTTTACAAGGTACTTGACAAGTCTACGcaagtctagtagagtcaaTTCCCTTGATCTAACAATTTCActgtttagttttttttatacatGTTTCAGTCGTTATGTTTTATGTGTCCTCTTTGATTTCTTAAATTTCTGGTAGGATTAGTGTTTATTAAAGTCATCGCGTTTGAATTCGATTTTACTAAATCAATCCGCTGCTTATAGTGAACAATTGAGTGAAATGTCACAGAACACTTTCATTCTGGTGGTGTTTTGTTATTATGTATATTTATCTCTAGTAATTTGAAATAGATTGTTTATTGTGCTTCAGGAGTGCATTTTCTTGGAGTTTAGAGATACAGTATCTCTTTGAATGAGCGCTTTGATGTGAACTTAGGGTTCTTTGTTTGCGCGTATGAAGGACAATGTGTTTTAGTTCaattttttactaaaacaaCTTTCATTCAGCAAAGAAAATTTGTGTCTATTTGGCAAATATGCTagtttattgaaaataattgagTTATATGGTACTTAACAATGTATTCAGGTTGAATATTGTTTCTCCTAATGGCTATATGATCATGGTTGCTGCAATTGCTTGAAATCTCTTTGCTTGGTTTATCTCTTATTTTTGGTCCATAACAAAGTACATGAATGCAATTTGAAGTTTAGCAACTCAGACCCTGCTTGAATGAGAGTCCATGatctaaatttgatttgttCTGGTACCCTCTAAATGAGTAAAAGATTGGGCTGGCTACCTTTTTCTTACATCTTGTGAAAGCATTTTGAGCTCAATGTAAAATACCTTTTCAACTTGTTAGTAATCTGATATGTTAAGCAAatgaatatggattttgttttGGTTTCAGGTTTCCAGGTTGCTCACTCTTTAGGAGGTGGAACTGGATCAGGAATGGGAACACTCCTTATATCTAAGATCAGGGAGGAGTACCCAGATAGAATGATGCTTACTTTCTCTGTGTTCCCTTCCCCCAAAGTTTCAGACACAGTTGTTGAGCCCTATAATGCTACTCTTTCTGTTCACCAGCTTGTTGAGAATGCAGATGAGTGTATGGTGTTGGATAATGAAGCTCTTTATGACATTTGCTTCCGAACTCTCAAACTTACTACTCCGAGCTGTAAGTTGCACCTCTTCTCAGTTAGCTGTTTTTTTCTTACTAAATGCATCCTGATAGTTGTGTGTTAAATTTTCATGTTGTGTTAGTTTTATCATCTATTCTTgacttaaactaattaaattgCAATAAGCTGAGGGAGGATGAGGTGacattcttttatttatgtgttggaatttttatatgtattacTGTTCAGTTGATTCAACTACTTATTTTAGAATATTTGCATTTCTTTACAGTCAATATCATGTCCAAAAACTTTTTGATTGTGTATGATTGTGTTTTATTATCACTACGTAATAGTGCTTGTCCTTTTTTGCCCTTTAGTTGGTTTGGAAATCACACTCAGTCCTATATTGGGGCATGAAAATGAGTTCTATTACATGAATCATTATCATTAATATACTTGCTATAATGGATTTTGTTGATTTATTTACTGATGGATGATGTTTGCCTCAGTTGGGGACCTAAACCATTTGATTTCTGCCACCATGAGTGGTGTAACTTGCTGTCTCCGTTTCCCTGGTCAACTCAACTCTGATCTCCGCAAGCTTGCTGTTAACCTCATCCCATTCCCTCGGTTGCATTTCTTCATGGTTGGATTCGCTCCGCTCACTTCTCGTGGGTCGCAGCAATATCGAGCATTGACTGTTCCTGAGCTAACACAGCAGATGTGGGATGCAAAGAATATGATGTGTGCTGCTGATCCTCGTCATGGTCGATATTTGACTGCTTCAGCTATGTTCCGTGGAAAGATGAGCACCAAGGAAGTCGATGAACAGATGATTAATGTGCAGAACAAGAACTCTTCCTATTTTGTTGAGTGGATCCCTAACAATGTAAAGTCAACAGTCTGTGACATCCCTCCTACTGGTCTGAAGATGGCCTCAACTTTCATTGGTAACTCCACCTCTATTCAGGAGATGTTCCGTAGGGTCAGTGAGCAGTTTACAGCTATGTTCCGAAGAAAGGCTTTCTTGCATTGGTACACTGGAGAAGGTATGGATGAGATGGAGTTTACTGAGGCTGAAAGCAACATGAACGATTTAGTTTCTGAGTACCAGCAATATCAAGATGCAACAGCTGAAGAGGAAGGTTATGACTATGAAGATGAGGATGATGAACCACTAGAATCTTAATGAGTTCAGGCTGTGGAGAATTTTGAGTGCAGTTATATAGTAGTGATGTTAAgctttctatttttgttttgtggtTTGGAACTTTGTGCTGTTTGGCTACCTTGGTGGCACAATTATTGATTCCTTTGCATTTTAGTTGGTAATGCTTCATATACCTGCAATATTGAAATCTAATGGATGCTTTCTTTTGATCCCTATTCTAGTTCTAGATGAAATACTTCAGAATGGGTAAATGGTTTTATTTCTTGAGCAACATACCATTTTTACTTTGATTATAACTGTCCAGTGTTAATCATCTTTGTGGTCAAATTGGAAATTGCAACAAGCTCAGGTAAAAGCTATAGAAAGCAGCTCAAGTTGCAGGATATGTTGTAAAGTTTATTACTACTGTCTGCTATAGACAGCTTTCTTACATTTTAAATTGTACAAGTCTTAACAAAAATTCATTGTAAAAATAAGAGTGTTTAACAACTTTTAATGTgcctacaaaaaataatattgccaGCAACAATCAtatgttaataataataattatttgagaGATGATAGTATTATTTTCAAGCTCCGAACTTAGGCACTTTAGCAGTTGAGATCTGTGCAAGGAAGTGCTCTGCAACAAGTCGTCGTTGAATTTTTCCAGTTGCAGTTTTTGGAAGAGAATCAGTCATGAACACCTTTTTGGGGACCTTAAAGGCTGCTAaatttttcttgcaaaatcCCAACACATCTCCTTCGTCTATCTTTGACCCTTCGCGTGGAATGACAGCACAGTTTATCTGTGAAACATGAAGGGTATCTGAATTAGACTATATATTATGCATGGCAGAAAATGAAGTTTTCTTCAATAGGTGATTTGCTTTTCCCCCAGAAATTGAGGTCATTTTGTTACCTCTTCACCATACTTGTCATCAGGAACTCCGAAAGCAACAGCCTGAGCAATCTCCGGATGAGAAACAAGGACTGCATCCACTTCAATTGGAGATATCTTTTCCCCTGAAAATTGTAAGATGGAAAATTGCAGATCAGAAACTGTTCATGAGGTGGTCGAAAGGGTTTAAGCAAGCGTTTAGACATGTAACATGAACGCAGTTAATTATGATAATATAGTTTATACTTTTCAACATTTTCCtaatttcatttttgtattattcTGCTGAGACCTTAGGGTCTACTTAATTTTCAAGGCAGGCTGGCGGAAGCTATGTTTAGATTTTGGAAAAAGACATTATGGAATAGTTGAAAGAGGAGATGTCGATATCACAAACCAAATATTGGGCAAATAATGAAAATTACGATGGAGAAAGGCTCTAAGTAAGCTGTTACATCCTACCTAATAATAAAAGGGCGATGCAAGCCAAGTTTGATGGCAACCACACATTTGCCTAAAAAcagtcaataaaaataaaataaaatactatacTACTAATAGATAGACGGTCCATTCTAATGTCCTACTAGAATATTCtccagaattttaaaaaaaagtttaaaaagagAAGTCAATAATGCATTTCATTTCTTATGCACAATTGGGACATTGacctttaaatattttcaaataaaatttactatGGAAACAACTTTTTCTATCAAATAGATCAATTTATTAACTATGTCTTAATGCCTATATTTGTCCACCTTACATCTATGAATCTTTGGTATTTATTCCTTTCTATTTGAGTTTATTTCATTCCAATACATCTTTATgaataaaacttttaaaatatatttggaaaGCCTTAGCTGTAAAACCACTATTTAACTccctttgttttaattttttgattttattttgacttgacataaagtttaagaaaataattatttttaatcttgtgatcataaattaaagatactccatcaaatgtatcaaaataccatttaatttagtggtcttaaacatatcatgtaaaaaaattagaactaaAGAGTTgctaaaagaagaaagagacgttcttttttaaatggattaaaaaaaaccaagacaaacaaattaaaatggagaaaCTAGTTTTTCTTAAAGTACAAAGAGTTTGAACTTGAAATCCAAAGGAGTAATACATAAACGTGTCATCTAACTTGAGTATGCATATAGGATGCTCAAAGTTGGCCTTAGACACTTACCATATAACTTGCCTTTAtacaaagttgaacaagtagacacacatgttttatgtgacataatacatgtaggacctAAGTTGTtcaaactcttcacttttgatgccgcacccgtgtcgacAAGATGTGGGTGTCGGTGTGTGATCCGTACCTGATTTGGTCAACCAATTTTGGATACTTTGACCAAATTCAAGGGAATTTTTTAGGATAGATTTAATGATTTCTGTAATCAAAactttccttttatatataaattgaaattgatgaaaacgAAAAAccttgtatatataaatttctattGCCACTACCTTTCCTTTTATCTCCTTCCAAGATTCTCCTCTTAACATTATTTTCTCCTCGAGTTCTCTACATAATATCTCATGATTTATgttttataactctatttttagcCAAATCCCAGCACTCGTATGCCCAAGTCTGAAAATTTAGGTCATAGAGGATCCGATCTCTAGATCCACACCCATATCGGACATCGCCACCCGAGTCCAAGCAACTTAGGGTAGGACGGCGGGATGCTACATAGGATGTGAATTGCCACATTGGATGCAACATTTGGCATGTATGTTTGTTTATTCAagtttatacaagtttaagcatatactcaaagttgaagggtataGATATCAGCTAAAATTAAGTTACATGACACTTCTGTGGCTTATGTAACTAGGAAAAGCATGTTCATACTTCACATCAATACTAACATCATGCATTCAAAAGAAGCACTTTGATAGACAATCAAAATCACATTGAATATTAACAAGAACTTTATAAAGTTGAAATCGACATACCTCCACGGTTGATCAACTCCTTGATCCTTCCAACCAAATGCAAATATCCATCAGAGTCCAAATATCCCACATCTCCAGTATGAAACCAACCAAATTGAAAAGCAGATTTATTAGCCTCAGGATTATTCTTATACCCTTTTGTAACATTTGGACCCCTAATGCAAATTTCTCCCTTTTCATCAGCCCCTTGTACCACACCATTCTCATTCAATATCCCCAATTCTTGTCCCACTGGCTTCCCTACTGATCCTGGCAAGTGTGGACCATTTTCTGGTAATGGATTTGAACACATCAAATGTGTTGCTTCTGTCATTGCATATGCCTCTAAAACAGACGCACCAAATGCTTCCTCTAACCGTGCCAATACGGATGGTGCAAGAGCAGCACTGCAACTCCTAATGAACCGGAGTCTCGGGTAAGAAGACTCTGGGTTGCTGAAATGACGGTCCAATAGGATCTGGTGAATGGTAGGCACCGCGGTGTACCATGTGGCGTTGGACTTGATCATGTCAGACCAGAAAGATGAAGCAGAGAATCTACCGGAAGCAGGGAGCGTTACGGATCCTCCAGCACCAAGCGAGCTTAGTAATCCTGCAATTAGACGgtcaaattaataaaatgttcaaaaatttgCTAAGGTCAAAATGAATTGGATGAATTACGAGTACTAATTGATTGATTTGGTCATATTTACCTGCAATCAATCCATGAACATGAAAGAGTGGCAACACGATCACTGTAGAGTCCGATTCAGTGAGTTTGTAAACCGATTTAATATTGTTCACTGATGATGCTAAATTGTGCTGTGTTAGGGGAACGCCTTTTGGTCTGCTGGTGGTGCCTGATGTATGTAGAAAAAGTGCAACATCGGATGGATCATTCACAATTTCTGAAACCAAATCACAATCTGATAGTGGACTACTCGGGCTGAGAGACACATCGGAATCAGAATTGGGCAGAGTCACCTTAATCCGAGGAATATTGAG is part of the Solanum stenotomum isolate F172 chromosome 8, ASM1918654v1, whole genome shotgun sequence genome and encodes:
- the LOC125874607 gene encoding tubulin beta-1 chain-like; translation: MREILHIQGGQCGNQIGAKFWEVICAEHGIDSSGRYQGDSDLQLERLNVYYNEASCGRFVPRAVLMDLEPGTMDSVRSGPYGQIFRPDNFVFGQSGAGNNWAKGHYTEGAELIDSVLDVVRKEAENCDCLQGFQVAHSLGGGTGSGMGTLLISKIREEYPDRMMLTFSVFPSPKVSDTVVEPYNATLSVHQLVENADECMVLDNEALYDICFRTLKLTTPSFGDLNHLISATMSGVTCCLRFPGQLNSDLRKLAVNLIPFPRLHFFMVGFAPLTSRGSQQYRALTVPELTQQMWDAKNMMCAADPRHGRYLTASAMFRGKMSTKEVDEQMINVQNKNSSYFVEWIPNNVKSTVCDIPPTGLKMASTFIGNSTSIQEMFRRVSEQFTAMFRRKAFLHWYTGEGMDEMEFTEAESNMNDLVSEYQQYQDATAEEEGYDYEDEDDEPLES
- the LOC125874605 gene encoding probable CoA ligase CCL9, which encodes MATNLTLTRLLKHVAEKFPTRNALSVSGKFIVTHERLQQLIEQAASQLVAAGIQPGDVVALTFPNTIEFVIMFLAVIRVRATAAPLNSAYMPEEFEFYLSDSESKLLLIAKEGNEAAEAAAAKLNIPRIKVTLPNSDSDVSLSPSSPLSDCDLVSEIVNDPSDVALFLHTSGTTSRPKGVPLTQHNLASSVNNIKSVYKLTESDSTVIVLPLFHVHGLIAGLLSSLGAGGSVTLPASGRFSASSFWSDMIKSNATWYTAVPTIHQILLDRHFSNPESSYPRLRFIRSCSAALAPSVLARLEEAFGASVLEAYAMTEATHLMCSNPLPENGPHLPGSVGKPVGQELGILNENGVVQGADEKGEICIRGPNVTKGYKNNPEANKSAFQFGWFHTGDVGYLDSDGYLHLVGRIKELINRGGEKISPIEVDAVLVSHPEIAQAVAFGVPDDKYGEEINCAVIPREGSKIDEGDVLGFCKKNLAAFKVPKKVFMTDSLPKTATGKIQRRLVAEHFLAQISTAKVPKFGA